The Deltaproteobacteria bacterium DNA segment GTTCGCGGCGGCCGTGGCGAGCGAGAGGATCTTCGCCGTGCAGTTCCATCCCGAGAAGAGCCAGGCCGCCGGGCGGCGCCTGCTCGACGCCTTCGCCCGCTGGGTGGAGGGCGCCCGATGAGCGCACTGCGACGCCTCGTCGTGTCGTCCGCCGCCGCGGCGGCCCTCGTCGCCTGCGCCGACGAGACCCGCTTCGTGCAGGTGCGCCAGGCGAGCAACGAGCCGATCCCGATCACCCGGCTCGCGGTGGCGCCCTTCCGCGCCGTCGAGCGGCCCGGCGGGCCCCGGCTCCCCGACGACGCCGCGCCGCTCGTCGGCGGCTACGTCGCGTCGGCCTTCGAGGGCCGCGGCGTGGACGTCGTGCCGCCCTCCGACGTGGCGAGCGCGCTCGCCCTCCCGATCGCGCCGGGCGAGGCGCCCGACGCCCGCGCGGTGGCGGCCGCGGCGCACGCGAAGTTCGGCGCCGACGCCGTGGCGCTCGGCAGCGTCCACCGCTTCCGCGACCGCTCGGGCGAGGCGATGGGCTCGACCCACGCGGCCAGCGTCGGCTTCGAGGTGCGCATCGTCTCGGCGCCCGCCGGCCAGCTGCTCTGGGTGGGCGCCTTCGACCAGACCCAGGTGGCGCTCACCGAGAACGTGCTGAAGGCGCCGCAGTACCCGGGCGGCGGCACGCGCTGGCTCAGCGCCGAGGAGTTCGCGCGCTGGGGCGCCGGGCTCGTCGTGAACCAGGTGCCGATCGCGAGCGCGCCGGTGGCGGCCTCGCCCTAGCGCCCGAGGAGCGATGGCCCCCTTCGAGCTGATCCCCGCGATCGACCTCCTCGGCGGGCGCTGCGTGCGCCTCGCGCAGGGCGACTACGGGCGCGCGACGGTGTATGGCGACGACCCCGGCGCGGTGGCGGCCGGCTTCTGCGCGGCCGGCGCGCGCCGGGTCCACGTCGTCGACCTCGACGGCGCCCGCAGCGGGGAGCAGCACAACGGCGCCGCGCTGGCGGCGATCCTGCGCGCGGCGCGCGCGGCCGGCGTCCCGGTCCAGCTCGGCGGCGGCCTGCGCTCGCTCGCCGCGGTGGAGGCGGCGCTCGCCGCCGGCGTCGAGCGCGCGATCCTCGGCACCGCCGCGCTGCGCGACCCCGCGCTCGTGCGCGAGGCCGCCGCGCGCTTTCCGGGCCGCGTCGCCGTGGGGCTCGACGCGCGCGCGGGCCGCGTCGCGGTGGCGGGCTGGCTCGAGACCAGCGAGACCACCGCCCTCGAGGTGGGGCGCCTCTTCGAGGACGCGGGCGTCGCCGCGCTCGTCTACACCGACATCGCCCGCGACGGCATGGGCAGCGGCCCCGACCTCGACGGCGCCGCCGCGCTCGCCGCCGCCGT contains these protein-coding regions:
- the hisA gene encoding 1-(5-phosphoribosyl)-5-[(5-phosphoribosylamino)methylideneamino]imidazole-4-carboxamide isomerase; the protein is MAPFELIPAIDLLGGRCVRLAQGDYGRATVYGDDPGAVAAGFCAAGARRVHVVDLDGARSGEQHNGAALAAILRAARAAGVPVQLGGGLRSLAAVEAALAAGVERAILGTAALRDPALVREAAARFPGRVAVGLDARAGRVAVAGWLETSETTALEVGRLFEDAGVAALVYTDIARDGMGSGPDLDGAAALAAAVAIPVIASGGVGSLAHVRAAAARARDGVAGVIVGRALYTGAVDLAAALALTGVHPPDPHPCS